In Maniola jurtina chromosome 2, ilManJurt1.1, whole genome shotgun sequence, the following proteins share a genomic window:
- the LOC123876277 gene encoding protein naked cuticle homolog, producing the protein MTCYETLRASAPAADAPMAHHFVKWWRNKFRNGYKKFSMGTEGERTDTEELIGRASSQCSAPPDVLPSEARALLQPATPPPIPARKSEAYCKRPLSPERHAEDVDEKQPRLRFEELTCDVELQHPESSKQQPLQFSFTLYDLDGHGRMTKDDIAGIVSTIYESIGKSVTVPHYGSKTIQVRLTVVPEDGRPRNHRDRRDGRRRRRRERPADVHVAPPAACADNSDDEPHDRLSHEDDASSKSSYSGDRQPPQRPPPVLRQRPSHHRHTRREPRERKHTKKRSGSLQRRELLEIIQANMEKNRLSFQTSRKPCEPVANEEEILHKYQKLRNRSYTVSDKPHAFQKLKTEANNNGYLDLASGGDSNLCRYDRYLHAVICSSARHANTGYHQKHSQPPRHTRTSHNLNPRSRSHDLPAQNHSTHQPRVLQIIFL; encoded by the exons TGGGCACCGAGGGCGAGCGCACAGATACAGAAGAATTAATAGGTCGTGCGTCTTCCCAATGCTCTGCCCCACCGGACGTCTTGCCGAGCGAAGCGAGAGCCTTGCTCCAGCCGGCGACACCGCCGCCCATCCCTGCGAGGAAGTCTGAGGCTTACTGCAAGAGGCCACTTTCGCCCGAAAGACATGCAGAAGATGTAGATGAGAAACAACCTAGATTACGATTTGAG gaGCTGACGTGTGACGTTGAATTACAGCACCCAGAATCATCCAAACAACAGCCGCTGCAGTTTTCTTTTACTCTTTACGACCTTGATGGTCACGGCAGGATGACAAAGGAC GATATAGCGGGTATAGTGTCGACTATATACGAGTCGATAGGAAAATCGGTCACAGTCCCGCACTACGGGTCCAAAACAATACAAGTGCGTTTAACGGTCGTGCCGGAAGACGGGCGACCTCGCAACCACCGGGACAGGCGGGATGGCAGAAGACGACGACGAAGGGAGCGGCCTGCTGATGTGCATGTTGCGCCGCCTGCCGCGTGCGCCGACAACAGTGACGACGAGCCGCACGACAGGCTGTCACATGAAGATGATGCGTCCTCGAAGTCCTCGTACTCGGGCGACAGGCAGCCACCCCAGAGACCTCCGCCGGTCCTCAGACAGAGGCCATCTCATCACCGGCACACGAGGCGAGAGCCGCGTGAAAGGAAGCACACGAAAAAGAGATCTGGAAGTTTACAGAGACGAGAGCTGCTTGAAATCATTCAGGCAAACATGGAGAAAAATCGCCTGAGCTTTCAAACTTCAAG AAAGCCCTGTGAACCTGTTGCCAATGAGGAAGAAATCTTGCACAAATATCAAAAACTTAGAAATAGATCTTATACTGTTAGCGATAAGCCTCATGCATTCCAAAAGTTAAAAACAGAGGCCAATAACAACGGATATTTAGACTTAGCGAGTGGGGGTGATTCGAATCTGTGCAGGTACGATAGGTATTTGCACGCAGTAATATGTTCCTCAGCGCGGCACGCCAACACGGGCTACCATCAAAAGCATTCGCAGCCTCCGAGACACACCAGAACATCTCACAACTTAAACCCGAGGTCGCGTTCCCACGACTTACCCGctcaaaaccactcgacgcaccaACCTAGAGTACtacaaatcatatttttatag